Below is a genomic region from Pseudarthrobacter sulfonivorans.
CGAAGGTACGAACGACCCTTATTCTCGCTGCTGATGACCGCATCGGCTCGAATCAGCCATCCGTCGTCGACGACCACTCTCATAGCCTGCCGATCAGACGATGGCAGCCACACCTGGTGACGCAGTGGAGTCGCCTGTGGCAAGACGAATTCGTAGAGCTGCGCGAGAACCAGAGGTTGACTGCGACGGGACGCGTTGACGAGGTCACCGACGATGGAACCACAATCTGGATTCATCTAAGCAGCGGGAGGGGCCGAAAAATGCTTCATAGCGGCGACGGCGTCGACATCTGGCGGGTGGACTCCCGTATTTGCCAAGACCGACCGCAACAAGGCTAATTCCCGTGGTCCAATCAGGGGCCAACTGTCCGGGCTCCGACGACCGGACATCCGCTCTCGCAGCGGCTCCGCATGCAAACACCGGACAAAGCTAAGGAAACAGGGTGTCCGACATGTTGTAGGATTCGATCGAGACGTTCATCCAACCGGTTGAACGGGCCTCGCTATCTCCATGCAGGACTAGAACAAAGGCGACGAATCTTACGACGAGTGCGTTCGATCGCGCCATCAGATCCAAGACCAGGACAAAGTGGCCTCCTATGACAAAACGAAAAGACGCAGAGAAGCCGACGTCCGGCGAAGAAGCAAACGACTCCTCCTCGAAGGACCAGCGGATCCTGGAAGTAGCTGCCGACGAGTTTGCCGCGGTCGGCTTTGCCGCCGTTCGAATCGATAAGATCGCTGCCCTGGCGAAGTGCAACAAGCAGTTGATCTATTACTATTTCGGCAGCAAGGAGAACCTCTACGAAGCGGTTCTGGCGAAAATGGTCGAGAAGATGGCGTCGTACTGGGCTGAGACGGAAAATCTCAAGCTTGAAGACACACTTTCGTATCGATTTGCCAACTTGTCGAGAGATGTTGAGCGGTGGCGGAGACTTCTTATCTGGGAAGGCCTTGAAATCGACGCGGAGGACGGCGACGAACTCCGCCTGCAGGAAGTGCGCGCCCAGTCGGTCGGTCGGCAGACTGAGACCATTAGGCGAGCACAAGATCGAGGCGAAATAGATCCAGGCATCGATCCGGCGATGCTCACTCTGTTCCTCACCTTGATGGCCAGCGGGCCGGCCGCCTTCCCTCAACTAACACGCATGATCACTGGCGACAAACCAAACTCTCCTGAGTTCGCCGCTCGCCAGAACAAGTTCTTCCGCACCCTTGTCCATCCGATTACCGGTGCAGGACGTCTTGAAAGAGATGTCGCCCTAGACGAAGAGAAAGACCCAGTAAACGCCGAGCATTGAGCTCATGCTTTACGAGGTCGTGAGGAGTCGAAGCCTCAGCAATTTACGTCATGTATCATCAAGCGCCGCATTGGCGACGAGGACTCGACCAAGGCACTGGGTGAGGATGACGACCTGGACGAAAGCCGGGTAGACGCCCGCCCGCATAAGGCTTGGTTGGAGGGGCGCAACCTGGCCCAGCAGGACCGGGCGACCACCAGATTGCAACGAATTTGGCTGTGCAAAGTCGTCCTAGTCAGCGGGGATCGCAACGCATAATCAACCAGATCACAAATCATTCATCTAGTTGGTTGACAGGTGAGCTCCGGTGCCCATAGCATCGTTTCTATCCCGGCGCATTCGCCGCCGGACGTGTCAAGGAGGATACAACATGGCAGCAGCCACAGATCAAAGCACCAAAATTCCGGATCTCACGGATCCGCAGACGTTCGCCGACGGTGTTCCGCACGAGGTCTTCGACGTCCTCCGCGAACGAGAGGGCCTGTACTGGCAGCCCGCTGCTTTTGGTACGCGCAACGGTGGCTTCTGGGCGGTAACCCGGTACGCCGACATCGTGGAGATCGAGAAGAACTCAGCAGACTTCACCATTACTCTCGGAAATCAGTTCCCCGGCTCTGACGGTGCCTTTGCCGCACTGCGCGATGACATGCTGGTCATGGATCCTCCGCGGCACACTAAGATCCGACGTGCGGCCACGGCGGCATTCACGCCACGCGTCGTGGCCAATTTTGATCCGTGGATTCGTGAGATCGTCAACGAGATCCTGGACGAGACCCTACCGCTGGGAGAGTTCGACTACATCGAAGCGGTCGCGCGCCACCTGCCTGCTCGTGTGATCGCACGTGTCATGGGCATTCCCCGCGATCAGCGAGAGCGCATCGTGAAACATGTCGACGCAGTCTTCGCCGCGACCATGGCGCCCGATGCTGGCGTGTCGATGTTCGGGGTCATGGAGGGATTCTTCGGCTATGCCAAGGAACTGCAGGAGACGAAGCTTCATGCCCCGCAGGACGACATGGTCACGGCTCTATCGCAACTCGTCGAGAAGGGGGACCTCGATCAGAACCAGTACGAGCAGTACGTCCAGCTTCTCGTGATGGCTGGGTACGAGACGACGCACACGCTCATTGGCCAGTCGATGCGGATGGTGGTCGAGGACCCGGAGGTTGCCGCAGCTGCGGACAAGGCGGTCGCCGAGGGCAACAGCACTCGATTGGTCGACGAGTTCCTGCGCTACACGTGCCCGGTGATGAACATGGTCAGGTGCGCGACGCGCGATATGGAGGTCTTCGGCGAGACAATCCGCAAAGACGATGTCATGCAGATGTACTTCACCGCCGCCAACCGCGACCCTGCAGTTTTCAGCGAACCCCACAGGTTCAACCCTTCGCGACCCGAGACGGCGACCTTGAGCTTCGGAAGTGGTGCTCACAAGTGCATTGCCAGTGCGTTGGCAAAGCTCGAGGTCAGCATCCTCTTCGAAGAGCTTCACGCACGGGGAGTCAAGCTGGAGCTGAACGGTGAACCCGGCCGCGGCCAGAACGTGTGGATCAACCAGCTCCACTCGCTGCCAGTTCGCGTGATCCGCTAGCGGCACGTATTCGCAGCCGCTCCAGGTCACACCCCGTTCAAACCAAAGGAAGAGGAACTCGAACCATGACTACTGCTGCACGCTTCGCCGGACGGACTGCCATCGTGACAGGCGGCGGCGGTGGCCAGGGTCGCGAGGCCTGCCTGCTATTCGCTGCTGAAGGGGCGTCGGTCATGGTTACGGACATCGACAAGGCCGCTGCCGACGCCACCGCGGAGCTGATCACGGACCGCGGTGGTGTCGCCCATTCACTCAAAGTTGACGTGTCCTCCGAGGAGGACATCAAAACCATGGTCAGCAGTACCATCGAACGATTTGGCCAGGTCGACATACTACTCAACAATGCGGGCGTGGGATTCTCCGCGTCATCGCGTCTGACGATGGCGGGCGTTGTCGACACTCCCACAGACCACTGGGACGCGATCCTCAATATCAACCTCAGGAGCGTCGCGCTGGCATGCAAGTATGTCCTGCCCCACATGGCAGCGCGCCGATCCGGAACGATAGTAAACACGTCGTCAATCAGTGGCTTGACGAGCGTGCCCGGCGCCGACGCGTACACGGCCGCCAAGGGTGGCATCATTTCGCTGACACGGGTCATGGCTAGCGACTGGGGCAAACACGGTATACGCGTCAACTGCATCTGCCCCGGAGCCGTGGACACGCCTATGATTCGCGAAGCACTCGCAGCCGGGCTAGGCGAGCTTGTTGCTACTCGAACGGCATTGGGTCGCCCCGGGAGACCCGAGGAGATAGCCAAGGTTGCGGCATTCTTGGCATCCGACGACGCATCCTACGTCACCGGTGCCGTGATTCCGGTTGACGGCGGATGGACCTCTCAGTAGCTGGCCCGATCACGGCTATTTCAAACCGACCACCGGGCGATGTTACGACACTCGCCCGGTGGTCGTCTTTGTGACGAGGGGCCGGCCGTCTGAGGAGGATGTCGGGCCGGCGTCGCAGTAAACAACTTGCACCGGTCCAGGGCGCGAGACGGCGGCCTGGCCGCGTGATCGGGGGGCCAGCTTGGGCGGCGATCTCCAACACCGCTAAGGTGTAGGCCGGCGAGTCCACCGCAGTGGGGGGCGTGGGAGGCCTGGGCGTTCACGCAGTTCAGCTATTACGGATGATCGGCGCAAGTCCCATCATTGCCGTCGACCCCTGCCTGGTGCCCGGGAAGAGGCACTTAGCCGCGGCGCCGACGCATCCCTGGATCCGACAGAAAGCGGCTTCGCCGACAAGATCCTTCATCTCAACGGCGGCCGAGGAATCGATGCTCCGATTAACTTCGCCGGTTTCCCGGGCATCGACGAACAGATCTTGCCACTTCTGAAATCGAACGGAGCGCTTGACCATCACGGGCTTGAGCGGCAAGCCGTTCACGGTCGAAGACTCTATTTCACTGATCAGGAACCAGTACACGATTCACGGACACTACGGATACCTCCCGCCTCACGTCGAACAGTTGGTTCGTCTGGTTGGCTGGGGCCGCATCAACCTTTCCCGATCCGTCTCGGACCACATCCCGCTCGAGCAGGCAGACGACGCGGTCCGCCGCCTGAGAGACAAGATCGGCGATCCCATTCGGCTCGTCTTAGTGCCCTAAAGGTGCCGGACACGTGACGCCATCCACGGTGCGGCCGGCGTCGACATGAACGCAGCGCCTTCCGTATCGCGGGTGCACTGTCTGGTCGTCGCGTTGCGCCGTTTGAACGCGATGTGGACGACGGATTAGTGGCGGGCGCCACGGTTTCACTAAGCGTCATTGCTGCCGTCTGGCTCGTCGAGCCAGCCTATAAGTTGGCAATAGTCACACGTCCGGGCTCCGGACGTGCGCGTCACCAACGCCGGAACCCGCTCCGGCGAATATCAGGACCGCATTGACGCGCGCACGCCCTGGACGAGGACGGGCCCGCCAAGGCCGTCCACCTCGACGCCGCCCGACTCGCGGGTCCATAACCCAACAATATGAGGAGACTCCCCGCATGACCACAACTAACGCCACCTCCCGTCCCACAACGACCTTCGGCACCT
It encodes:
- a CDS encoding TetR/AcrR family transcriptional regulator, producing MTKRKDAEKPTSGEEANDSSSKDQRILEVAADEFAAVGFAAVRIDKIAALAKCNKQLIYYYFGSKENLYEAVLAKMVEKMASYWAETENLKLEDTLSYRFANLSRDVERWRRLLIWEGLEIDAEDGDELRLQEVRAQSVGRQTETIRRAQDRGEIDPGIDPAMLTLFLTLMASGPAAFPQLTRMITGDKPNSPEFAARQNKFFRTLVHPITGAGRLERDVALDEEKDPVNAEH
- a CDS encoding cytochrome P450, coding for MAAATDQSTKIPDLTDPQTFADGVPHEVFDVLREREGLYWQPAAFGTRNGGFWAVTRYADIVEIEKNSADFTITLGNQFPGSDGAFAALRDDMLVMDPPRHTKIRRAATAAFTPRVVANFDPWIREIVNEILDETLPLGEFDYIEAVARHLPARVIARVMGIPRDQRERIVKHVDAVFAATMAPDAGVSMFGVMEGFFGYAKELQETKLHAPQDDMVTALSQLVEKGDLDQNQYEQYVQLLVMAGYETTHTLIGQSMRMVVEDPEVAAAADKAVAEGNSTRLVDEFLRYTCPVMNMVRCATRDMEVFGETIRKDDVMQMYFTAANRDPAVFSEPHRFNPSRPETATLSFGSGAHKCIASALAKLEVSILFEELHARGVKLELNGEPGRGQNVWINQLHSLPVRVIR
- a CDS encoding SDR family NAD(P)-dependent oxidoreductase; the encoded protein is MTTAARFAGRTAIVTGGGGGQGREACLLFAAEGASVMVTDIDKAAADATAELITDRGGVAHSLKVDVSSEEDIKTMVSSTIERFGQVDILLNNAGVGFSASSRLTMAGVVDTPTDHWDAILNINLRSVALACKYVLPHMAARRSGTIVNTSSISGLTSVPGADAYTAAKGGIISLTRVMASDWGKHGIRVNCICPGAVDTPMIREALAAGLGELVATRTALGRPGRPEEIAKVAAFLASDDASYVTGAVIPVDGGWTSQ